A window from Salvia miltiorrhiza cultivar Shanhuang (shh) chromosome 2, IMPLAD_Smil_shh, whole genome shotgun sequence encodes these proteins:
- the LOC131009952 gene encoding uncharacterized protein LOC131009952, with product MELMSSKKHLTIEEQNAMGHWLLANSTNGKPNDGAQKEAAARFGVSRRTVRRFWSKTKQKIQSGAAVIFTSGHKGTIHKDRKKLDVEKVKSLSILERSTIRKMAVKLGVSKSLLGQWIKRKELRPHTSAIKPQLTDVNKIARMKFCLSNVVYDGAMSRYSYQSMHNVVHIDEKWFYMTKTSDRYYLLPEETDPYRACKSKRFITKVMFMCAVTRPQFSADGQELFDGKIGIFPFTTLEVIPAIKEKWPKSDQVKHIFIQQDNAKLHFNKDDPDFQAAANSDGFNIELVCQPANSPDVNVNDLGFFRAIQSLQDDKMAKTVEDLVQNVLISFEELSSVTLNNVFVTLQGCLTEIMRVKGSNEYKIPHINKSRLLRMRMLPECIELDEGLIKDSLTHVMQFDVNAGTNYDIGGLMHHFGFG from the exons ATGGAGCTCATGTCTTCCAAAAAACACCTAACAATAGAAGAGCAAAATGCTATGGGTCATTGGCTTCTCGCAAATAGCACCAACGGGAAACCGAACGATGGAGCACAAAAGGAGGCAGCTGCTAGGTTTGGTGTGTCGAGGCGAACGGTGCGTCGTTTCTGGAGCAAAACAAAACAGAAAATTCAGTCAGGTGCAGCAGTGATATTCACATCAGGTCACAAAGGTACAATTCACAAAGATAGGAAAAAACTTGATGTTGAGAAGGTTAAGTCATTGTCCATTCTTGAGAGGTCTACAATTCGTAAAATGGCTGTCAAGCTAGGGGTTAGCAAGAGCTTACTTGGGCAGTGGATAAAAAGAAAGGAATTAAGACCACATACAAGTGCAATCAAACCACAGTTGACTGATGTAAACAAGATAGCAAGGATGAAGTTTTGTTTAAGTAATGTAGTCTATGATGGAGCAATGTCGAGGTACAGTTATCAAAGCATGCATAACGTTGTTCATATAGACGAGAAATGGTTCTATATGACCAAGACATCGGATAGGTATTACCTACTCCCTGAAGAAACAGACCCTTACCGAGCATGCAAGTCTAAGCGTTTCATCACAAAGGTGATGTTTATGTGTGCTGTCACTAGGCCACAATTTTCAGCAGATGGGCAGGAGCTATTCGATGGAAAGATTGGAATCTTTCCATTTACTACACTCGAG GTTATACCAGCAATCAAAGAGAAGTGGCCAAAATCAGATCAAGTGAAGCATATCTTTATTCAACAGGATAATGCAAAACTACATTTCAACAAAGACGATCCAGATTTTCAGGCTGCTGCCAACAGCGATGGATTCAACATTGAGCTAGTTTGCCAACCAGCCAACTCACCTGACGTAAATGTCAATGATTTAGGTTTTTTTAGGGCTATACAATCACTGCAGGATGACAAGATGGCAAAAACTGTTGAAGACCTAGTGCAGAATGTGTTGATTTCTTTCGAAGAGCTTTCATCAGTTACACTCAACAATGTCTTTGTGACATTGCAAGGGTGTTTAACTGAGATTATGCGAGTTAAAGGAAGCAATGAGTACAAGATTCCACACATAAACAAATCAAGACTCTTGAGGATGAGAATGCTGCCAGAATGCATAGAATTGGATGAAGGACTTATCAAAGATAGCCTAACTCATGTGATGCAGTTTGATGTGAATGCAGGTACAAATTATGACATTGGAGGGCTTATGCATCATTTTGGATTTGGCTAA
- the LOC131009054 gene encoding uncharacterized protein LOC131009054 — protein MTQPSKEPCKKEACNIQACLSKNNFLPQRCVKVIQQLQYCCEQCEYKSTHCASVAGILKQINK, from the exons ATGACACAACCAAGCAAAGAGCCGTGTAAGAAAGAAGCTTGCAATATTCAAGCCTGCCTCTCTAAAAACAATTTCCTCCCACAGAG GTGTGTGAAAGTTATCCAGCAGCTGCAATATTGCTGCGAGCAATGCGAATACAAATCCACACATTGTGCATCAGTAGCTGGTATTTTGAAGCAAATAAACAAGTAA